Proteins co-encoded in one Williamwhitmania taraxaci genomic window:
- a CDS encoding NADH:ubiquinone reductase (Na(+)-transporting) subunit D, which produces MSQKESLFSAKNVKLLTDPLNSGNPVSVLVLGICSALAVTVKMKPALVMAVSVMVVTAFSNLIISYMRNTIPSRIRIIVQLVVVAALVILVDQVLKAFVYDVSKQLSVFVGLIITNCIIMGRLEAFALGNKPWPSFLDGIGNGAGYGLILIVVSFFRELFGSGSIWGYNVIPASILTKNGGFYENNGMMILPPMALILLGVIIWVHRSFNRSLIEKK; this is translated from the coding sequence ATGAGTCAAAAAGAATCGCTTTTTTCAGCAAAAAACGTAAAACTGCTGACAGATCCACTTAACTCTGGAAACCCTGTTTCTGTTCTAGTGCTAGGTATTTGTTCGGCTCTTGCGGTTACCGTAAAAATGAAGCCAGCCTTAGTTATGGCTGTTTCAGTTATGGTTGTTACTGCATTTTCCAACCTCATTATTTCGTATATGAGGAACACCATACCCTCACGCATCCGTATTATTGTTCAACTGGTGGTTGTGGCGGCATTGGTAATCTTGGTCGATCAAGTTCTAAAGGCCTTTGTTTACGATGTAAGCAAGCAACTTTCTGTGTTTGTGGGCCTTATTATCACCAACTGTATAATTATGGGCCGACTCGAGGCCTTTGCCCTTGGAAATAAACCTTGGCCTTCGTTTCTCGATGGAATTGGGAATGGGGCCGGATATGGTCTTATTTTAATTGTAGTTTCATTTTTTCGGGAGTTGTTTGGTTCTGGTTCCATTTGGGGATACAACGTTATCCCTGCGTCCATACTTACAAAGAATGGTGGCTTCTATGAAAATAACGGTATGATGATCCTTCCTCCAATGGCACTTATACTGCTCGGAGTTATTATATGGGTTCATCGCTCCTTTAATCGAAGCCTAATTGAGAAAAAATAA
- the nqrE gene encoding NADH:ubiquinone reductase (Na(+)-transporting) subunit E: MEHLFSIFVKSIFIDNMIFAYFLGMCSYLAVSKTVKTATGLGVAVVFVQVITVPVNYLLNKYLLTAGALSWLGPGYETIDLSFLSFIMFIAVIASMVQLVEMLVEKFSPSLYNQLGIFLPLIAVNCAILGGSLFMQERDYGTLGEASVFALGSGLGWALAIISLAAIREKLKYSNVPEPLRGLGITFIVTGLMGIAFMSFMGIQL; this comes from the coding sequence ATGGAACATTTGTTTAGCATATTCGTCAAGTCTATATTTATCGACAACATGATTTTCGCATACTTCTTAGGTATGTGCTCCTATCTTGCTGTGTCGAAAACTGTGAAAACGGCTACCGGGTTAGGGGTGGCGGTTGTCTTTGTACAAGTAATAACCGTTCCGGTTAATTACCTCTTAAATAAGTATCTGTTAACTGCAGGTGCCCTTAGTTGGCTGGGGCCGGGTTACGAAACCATTGACCTAAGTTTCCTTAGCTTTATCATGTTTATTGCTGTAATCGCATCCATGGTTCAACTCGTTGAAATGTTAGTCGAAAAGTTTTCGCCATCGCTCTATAATCAGTTGGGGATTTTTCTTCCACTTATTGCCGTTAACTGTGCGATTTTGGGGGGCTCACTTTTTATGCAAGAGCGCGATTATGGAACATTAGGAGAAGCAAGCGTTTTTGCTCTAGGATCTGGGTTGGGTTGGGCTTTGGCAATTATTAGCTTAGCTGCCATTCGGGAGAAACTAAAATACTCCAATGTGCCTGAACCACTTCGCGGACTTGGGATCACCTTTATTGTTACCGGGCTTATGGGTATTGCATTTATGAGCTTTATGGGTATTCAGTTGTAA
- the nqrF gene encoding NADH:ubiquinone reductase (Na(+)-transporting) subunit F, with product MMLLKIDAIVVESGVVIFLLVTLALVSILLYAKSKLTTTGNVKLTINDEKELEVESGSSVLSTLGSNGIFLPSACGGGGTCGMCKCQVVEGGGSILPTETSFFTRKQQQNHWRLGCQVKIREDMKIHVPEEVLGIKKWECEVVSNRNVATFIKEFVVKLPEGERLDFRSGGYVQIDVPKYDLIEFNQFDIEAEYREDWDKLKMWDLKTKNSEETFRAYSMANHPAEGNIVMLNIRIATPPWDRPKGAFLNVNPGICSSFIFSRKPGDKVTLSGPYGEFFIKDTNNEMMFIGGGAGMAPMRSHIFHLFNTLRTGRKATFWYGARSKREIFYEEEFRAIEKEFPNFTFHIALSEPKKEDNWTGPVGFIHQVIYKDYLSLQESPEDIEYYLCGPPMMNDAIQKMLYDLGVPDEMIAYDDFGG from the coding sequence ATGATGCTTTTAAAAATTGATGCCATTGTAGTTGAGTCCGGCGTGGTGATATTCCTGCTGGTTACCTTGGCTCTAGTTTCGATACTGCTCTACGCAAAGTCGAAGCTAACCACTACAGGTAATGTGAAACTTACCATCAACGATGAGAAGGAACTCGAGGTAGAGTCCGGATCATCGGTACTAAGCACACTTGGCAGTAATGGAATATTTCTTCCTTCGGCATGTGGGGGTGGAGGTACTTGTGGTATGTGTAAATGCCAAGTTGTTGAGGGGGGCGGGAGTATCCTTCCTACTGAAACCTCCTTCTTTACACGGAAGCAACAACAGAACCATTGGCGGTTAGGCTGCCAAGTGAAAATTCGTGAGGATATGAAGATTCATGTTCCCGAAGAAGTGCTTGGAATAAAAAAATGGGAGTGTGAGGTTGTTTCCAATCGCAATGTGGCTACCTTTATTAAGGAGTTTGTCGTGAAATTGCCCGAAGGCGAGCGACTCGATTTTCGTTCGGGTGGGTATGTTCAAATTGACGTACCAAAGTATGATCTTATCGAGTTCAATCAGTTCGACATAGAAGCAGAATACCGTGAAGATTGGGATAAGCTTAAGATGTGGGATTTAAAGACTAAAAATTCCGAGGAAACTTTCCGCGCTTACTCCATGGCCAATCATCCAGCCGAAGGTAATATTGTAATGCTCAATATTCGTATTGCTACTCCACCATGGGATCGGCCAAAAGGTGCTTTCTTGAATGTGAATCCCGGTATTTGCTCCAGCTTTATTTTCTCGCGAAAGCCGGGCGACAAGGTTACCCTTTCGGGCCCATATGGGGAGTTCTTCATTAAAGATACCAACAATGAGATGATGTTTATTGGCGGTGGTGCCGGTATGGCCCCAATGCGGTCGCATATATTCCACCTCTTCAATACATTGAGAACTGGAAGAAAGGCAACTTTTTGGTATGGTGCGCGTTCGAAACGTGAAATTTTCTACGAGGAGGAATTTCGCGCCATCGAAAAGGAATTTCCGAATTTTACATTTCATATTGCTCTATCGGAGCCAAAGAAGGAGGATAACTGGACTGGCCCTGTCGGATTCATCCATCAGGTGATTTATAAGGACTACCTCTCGCTACAAGAGTCTCCTGAGGATATTGAATATTACCTCTGTGGTCCTCCTATGATGAACGATGCCATTCAGAAAATGCTTTACGATTTGGGCGTTCCCGATGAAATGATTGCATATGACGATTTTGGAGGCTAA
- a CDS encoding FAD:protein FMN transferase: protein MKRFIMLAAIGLTLFSCQQPKHYISINGFAQGTTYSITYQADSNFNYQREIDSLLADFDTSCSIYNANSIVSRINSNDTTVRADKHFTAVFNLSRMVWEKSNGAFDITIGPLAEAWGFGFKNKVKLDSAMVDSLKALVGMEKIRLENGSLIKADPRMFINLNAVAQGYSSDVVAEFLESKQIMNYMVEIGGEIRTNGLNSKGKEWVIGVDKPVDNAIPGETFQFLLALSGKSVATSGNYRKFYEENGVKYAHTIDPKSGFPVRHTLLCATVIADDCGTADAFATAFMVVGIDKARDMISTLKGVDAIFVYTDAQGVYKTLATEGAKKFIIEED, encoded by the coding sequence ATGAAGCGATTTATTATGCTTGCCGCTATTGGGCTAACTCTATTTTCCTGTCAACAACCAAAGCACTACATTTCTATAAATGGCTTTGCTCAGGGAACTACCTACTCTATTACCTATCAAGCCGATTCTAATTTTAATTATCAGCGCGAAATTGATTCTCTATTGGCTGATTTTGATACCTCCTGCTCCATTTATAACGCCAACTCTATTGTTTCGCGTATCAATAGTAACGATACAACCGTTCGTGCCGACAAACATTTTACTGCGGTTTTTAACCTTTCTCGTATGGTATGGGAGAAAAGCAATGGGGCCTTTGATATTACTATCGGTCCCTTGGCCGAAGCGTGGGGTTTTGGATTCAAAAACAAGGTTAAGCTCGATAGCGCCATGGTTGACAGCCTAAAGGCTTTGGTGGGAATGGAGAAGATTCGTTTGGAGAATGGCAGTCTTATTAAGGCCGACCCGAGAATGTTTATCAACCTTAACGCCGTAGCTCAGGGTTACTCATCCGATGTTGTTGCTGAGTTCCTCGAAAGCAAACAGATAATGAACTACATGGTAGAGATTGGAGGGGAGATTCGCACCAATGGTCTTAATTCAAAAGGAAAGGAGTGGGTTATTGGAGTCGATAAACCAGTAGATAATGCAATCCCTGGTGAAACTTTCCAATTCCTTTTGGCCCTATCTGGGAAATCGGTGGCTACTTCTGGAAACTACCGCAAGTTCTACGAAGAGAATGGTGTTAAATATGCGCATACAATTGACCCTAAGAGTGGATTTCCTGTAAGACACACTTTGCTCTGCGCTACCGTTATTGCCGACGATTGTGGTACTGCCGATGCTTTTGCCACTGCATTTATGGTTGTAGGTATCGATAAAGCAAGAGATATGATATCCACGTTGAAGGGTGTCGATGCAATTTTTGTTTACACCGATGCTCAAGGTGTTTATAAAACACTAGCAACCGAAGGAGCAAAAAAATTTATTATTGAGGAGGATTAG